Proteins encoded in a region of the Stieleria neptunia genome:
- a CDS encoding serine/threonine protein kinase, translating to MPRSRLGPLAIESKLGDHPSTSAVWRAIHVQLKKSIAVKIFSAPFGGTPEARRALADEWEQLKTLSHPGIAKCFGGGFEETDAYLAYELVDGETLSSQIERTGRLSWENVLEIAQGIADALEYLHGQGVVHGAICPDKVIVAGFAPVLLDLRTDRFGSPFRTPRPPSIDQVARQPPEVVATVVSNSVPPLQPSADLYALGVLLYQAITGRLPISGETMQEVRENVQHEQPPTPASIVLQCPIWFDKLIMRLLEKDPANRPPSATAVKMALVEVRKRSLSRTSVAEHTSSGFSPLQVTNQRDKDEARTLLGRGVIDLNAIEEEDEVPDNTVWHDQPWFLLGGLVLLLMLLAYVAWPASEQSLRDRAERLIAMDTRKALAEAEDEPLRELLVRFPDGPNAEWAQQQVDVINVKQFLHQLSVKIKNNLPIKNQGELLHKQAQEFSANGDFAKAIDKYRSMVTVLGDDPEYETAVNAARFQIAILEEKSAVESDAAKIVQARLDEADQLLSENQVVEARKIWYSLVELYGDNSDLKPLIDIAQQRLMENK from the coding sequence ATGCCCCGAAGCCGCCTCGGCCCGCTCGCGATCGAATCGAAACTTGGCGACCATCCGTCGACCAGTGCGGTGTGGCGTGCGATCCATGTGCAGCTGAAGAAATCGATCGCTGTCAAGATTTTTTCGGCACCCTTTGGCGGCACGCCGGAAGCGAGGCGTGCGCTGGCCGACGAGTGGGAGCAATTGAAGACGCTTTCGCATCCCGGCATCGCAAAATGTTTTGGCGGCGGGTTTGAGGAAACCGACGCTTATCTGGCGTATGAGTTGGTCGACGGCGAAACGCTCTCCAGCCAGATCGAGCGGACGGGACGACTGTCGTGGGAAAACGTCTTGGAAATCGCCCAGGGCATCGCCGATGCGTTGGAATACCTGCACGGCCAGGGCGTGGTCCACGGCGCGATTTGTCCTGACAAGGTCATCGTTGCCGGCTTCGCACCGGTGTTGCTGGATCTCCGCACGGATCGGTTCGGATCACCGTTTCGCACGCCTCGTCCGCCTTCGATCGATCAAGTGGCCCGACAGCCACCCGAAGTCGTCGCGACCGTCGTCAGCAACTCGGTGCCGCCGCTACAACCCTCCGCCGACCTGTACGCCTTGGGCGTGTTGCTGTACCAGGCGATCACGGGACGCCTGCCGATCAGCGGCGAGACGATGCAAGAGGTCCGCGAGAACGTGCAGCACGAGCAACCGCCGACACCGGCATCGATCGTGTTGCAGTGTCCGATTTGGTTCGACAAGCTGATCATGCGATTGCTGGAAAAAGATCCGGCCAACCGACCGCCCAGCGCGACCGCCGTCAAAATGGCGTTGGTGGAAGTCCGCAAACGATCTCTCTCACGCACCAGTGTTGCCGAACACACCAGCAGCGGATTTAGCCCGTTGCAGGTCACCAACCAAAGAGACAAAGACGAAGCCCGCACGTTGCTGGGACGTGGCGTCATCGATCTGAATGCCATCGAGGAAGAAGACGAAGTCCCCGACAACACGGTTTGGCACGACCAGCCCTGGTTCTTGCTGGGCGGCCTGGTTTTGTTGTTGATGCTGTTGGCCTACGTCGCCTGGCCCGCCAGTGAACAGTCCCTCCGCGATCGCGCCGAACGTCTGATCGCGATGGACACGCGCAAGGCGTTGGCCGAAGCGGAAGACGAACCGCTCCGCGAACTGCTGGTGCGTTTTCCCGACGGCCCGAACGCCGAGTGGGCCCAACAACAAGTCGACGTGATCAACGTCAAACAGTTCTTGCACCAGTTGTCGGTCAAAATCAAAAACAACCTGCCGATCAAAAACCAAGGCGAACTGTTGCACAAGCAGGCGCAAGAGTTTTCCGCCAACGGCGATTTCGCCAAAGCGATCGACAAGTACCGGAGCATGGTGACGGTTTTGGGAGACGATCCGGAATACGAAACCGCCGTCAATGCGGCGCGGTTTCAAATCGCGATCCTGGAAGAAAAATCTGCCGTCGAAAGCGATGCGGCAAAGATCGTTCAGGCACGACTGGACGAAGCCGATCAATTGCTCAGTGAAAACCAAGTCGTCGAGGCGCGCAAGATCTGGTACAGCCTGGTTGAACTGTACGGCGACAACTCCGACCTGAAGCCGTTGATCGACATCGCACAACAGCGACTCATGGAAAACAAATGA
- a CDS encoding UDP-2,3-diacylglucosamine diphosphatase, with translation MSGTSPLSVRTLLVSDVHLGCKHARTEECLAFLQRYRPEKLFLVGDFFDAWKINSGWHWTEPCDAIIRHLVDLVQQGTQLHYTPGNHDSFLREASFRSVMPAGFPDVRIADEFILETLHGWRFLVTHGDLFDFFETRAQWISKGSSSFYDACLSFNRWVKNRFLHHDRNPYGACAVIKGRVKRGVKFISRYENKIMHHAHQQDCDGVICGHIHTPVMKRSDSVLYCNTGDWVENCTGLVERHNGNLELVSRYGDSQVMQLGQRQSAPVARAVFQPEPLTNESVFDDTAANPDRECVVSSID, from the coding sequence ATGAGTGGGACCTCACCGCTTTCAGTACGGACATTGCTTGTCAGTGATGTCCACTTGGGATGCAAACACGCACGCACGGAAGAATGCCTGGCGTTTCTCCAGCGTTATCGCCCGGAAAAATTGTTCCTGGTCGGCGACTTCTTTGACGCTTGGAAAATCAATTCGGGTTGGCACTGGACCGAACCCTGCGACGCCATCATCCGCCATTTGGTGGATTTGGTTCAGCAAGGGACGCAGCTGCACTACACCCCCGGCAACCACGATTCATTCCTGCGTGAAGCGTCCTTTCGCAGCGTCATGCCGGCCGGATTTCCCGATGTCCGCATCGCCGACGAATTCATCTTGGAAACGCTCCACGGATGGCGATTTCTGGTCACACACGGCGACCTGTTTGATTTTTTCGAAACCCGGGCGCAGTGGATTTCCAAAGGAAGTTCCAGCTTTTACGACGCCTGCCTCAGCTTCAACCGCTGGGTCAAGAATCGATTTCTGCACCACGACCGCAACCCGTACGGTGCGTGCGCGGTGATCAAGGGCCGCGTCAAACGCGGGGTGAAATTCATCAGCCGTTACGAAAACAAGATCATGCACCACGCTCATCAACAAGACTGCGACGGCGTGATCTGTGGACACATCCATACGCCGGTGATGAAACGGTCCGATTCGGTGCTGTACTGCAATACCGGTGACTGGGTCGAGAACTGCACCGGCCTGGTCGAACGCCACAACGGCAACCTGGAACTCGTCAGCCGCTACGGCGATTCCCAAGTGATGCAACTCGGGCAACGACAGTCGGCCCCGGTCGCCAGAGCGGTGTTTCAACCGGAGCCGCTCACCAACGAATCTGTTTTTGACGACACGGCAGCGAACCCCGATCGCGAATGTGTCGTTTCCTCCATCGACTGA